The following are encoded in a window of Panicum virgatum strain AP13 chromosome 5N, P.virgatum_v5, whole genome shotgun sequence genomic DNA:
- the LOC120673864 gene encoding uncharacterized protein LOC120673864 isoform X1, whose product MKHEHPTVMPFHPLPIHFLILCLLFDPIFPNYPYPHQSKILNESRSFPPRSVSSQAHDGRRRPLPQPAHDGRRAAAPPPNSTPLSDPPSDLGMSQGNSSFHPARFVGLAQYPVGPSGLPLIPCPDCGDQVVECKSWKHNGRVFFKCIRYDDHLELPGRCGFFRWLEQFRSIIAAKEKQLMQAHAAKEQDLKEVCPSTSGFQIRSSLCDKGKIDKLINLVQFLVLICIVIAVVMFFGVVVLLVK is encoded by the exons ATGAAACATGAACACCCTACTGTAATGCCATTCCACCCTCTTCCAATTCATTTTTTAATTTTGTGCCTTTTATTTGATCCGATCTTCCCAAACTACCCCTACCCCCATCAATCCAAAATACTGAACGAGTCTCGTTCGTTTCCTCCTCGCTCTGTTTCTTCCCAGGCGCACGACGGCaggcggcgccccctcccccaACCTGCGCACGAcggcaggcgggcggcggcccctCCCCCAAACTCGACGCCGCTCTCTGATCCTCCCAG TGATTTGGGGATGTCGCAGGGCAACAGCAGCTTCCATCCCGCCCGTTTTGTCGGCCTCGCGCAATATCCTGTCGGCCCTAGTGGCCTCCCTCTCATTCCTTGCCCAGATTGTGGGGATCAAGTGGTGGAGTGCAAATCATGGAAGCATAATGGCCGGGTGTTCTTCAAATGCATAAGATACGATGACCAT TTGGAGCTTCCTGGCAGATGCGGGTTCTTCAGGTGGCTTGAACAATTTAGGTCGATTATTGCTGCAAAGGAGAAACAACTGATGCAAGCACATGCTGCAAAGGAGCAAGACCTGAAGGAAGTTTGTCCTTCTACAAGTGGATTTCAGATTAGAAGCAGCCTGTGTGACAAGGGGAAGATTGACAAGTTGATCAATTTGGTTCAGTTCCTAGTGCTGATCTGCATTGTCATAGCTGTTGTAATGTTCTTTGGTGTAGTAGTGTTGCTTGTCAAGTGA
- the LOC120673864 gene encoding uncharacterized protein LOC120673864 isoform X2, whose amino-acid sequence MKHEHPTAHDGRRRPLPQPAHDGRRAAAPPPNSTPLSDPPSDLGMSQGNSSFHPARFVGLAQYPVGPSGLPLIPCPDCGDQVVECKSWKHNGRVFFKCIRYDDHLELPGRCGFFRWLEQFRSIIAAKEKQLMQAHAAKEQDLKEVCPSTSGFQIRSSLCDKGKIDKLINLVQFLVLICIVIAVVMFFGVVVLLVK is encoded by the exons ATGAAACATGAACACCCTACT GCGCACGACGGCaggcggcgccccctcccccaACCTGCGCACGAcggcaggcgggcggcggcccctCCCCCAAACTCGACGCCGCTCTCTGATCCTCCCAG TGATTTGGGGATGTCGCAGGGCAACAGCAGCTTCCATCCCGCCCGTTTTGTCGGCCTCGCGCAATATCCTGTCGGCCCTAGTGGCCTCCCTCTCATTCCTTGCCCAGATTGTGGGGATCAAGTGGTGGAGTGCAAATCATGGAAGCATAATGGCCGGGTGTTCTTCAAATGCATAAGATACGATGACCAT TTGGAGCTTCCTGGCAGATGCGGGTTCTTCAGGTGGCTTGAACAATTTAGGTCGATTATTGCTGCAAAGGAGAAACAACTGATGCAAGCACATGCTGCAAAGGAGCAAGACCTGAAGGAAGTTTGTCCTTCTACAAGTGGATTTCAGATTAGAAGCAGCCTGTGTGACAAGGGGAAGATTGACAAGTTGATCAATTTGGTTCAGTTCCTAGTGCTGATCTGCATTGTCATAGCTGTTGTAATGTTCTTTGGTGTAGTAGTGTTGCTTGTCAAGTGA
- the LOC120673863 gene encoding probable polygalacturonase: MAPPCGLLLALAAAAAVLVAAGARAQETCAGAPPRRGARVSVASFGGAGDGRTLNTGAFARAVASVERLRAPGGAELYVPPGVWLTGPFNLTSRMTLFLARGAVIRATQDTPSWPLIEPLPSYGRGRELPGGRYISLIHGSGLQDVVITGENGTIDGQGSVWWDMWKKGTLPYTRPHLLELMSSSDIIVSNVTFQDSPFWNIHPVYCSNVVIRNVTVLAPHDSPNTDGIDPDSSSNVCIEDCYISTGDDSIAIKSGWDEYGISYGHPSSDITVRRITGSSPFAGFAVGSETSGGVQNVLAEHLNFFGSGYGIHIKTNTGRGGFIRNVTISDVTLDNVRYGLRIAGDVGDHPDDRYNRSALPVVDALTIKNIQGQNIKEAGLIKGIANSAFSRICLSNVKLSGGTPVRPWKCEAVTGGALDVQPSPCTELTSTSGTSFCTNLL; the protein is encoded by the exons atggcgccgccgtgcgggctgctgctggccctggcggcggcggcggccgtgctcgtggccgccggcgcgcgggcgcAGGAGACGTgcgcgggggcgccgccgcggcgcggggcgcgggTGTCCGTGGCCAGCTTCGGCGGCGCGGGGGACGGCCGGACGCTCAACACGGGCGCGTTCGCGCGCGCCGTGGCCAGCGTCGAGAGGCTGCGCGCGCCCGGCGGGGCGGAGCTCTACGTGCCGCCCGGGGTGTGGCTCACGGGCCCCTTCAACCTCACCTCGCGCATGACGCTCTTCCTCGCGCGCGGCGCCGTCATCCGCGCCACGCAG GACACACCAAGCTGGCCTCTGATCGAGCCACTGCCCTCATACGGGAGAGGACGAGAGCTGCCTGGGGGAAGATACATAAGTTTAATCCATGGCAGTGGACTCCAGGATGTTGTTATCACAG GTGAAAATGGAACTATTGATGGTCAAGGCAGTGTGTGGTGGGATATGTGGAAGAAAGGTACACTTCCCTACACAAGGCCTCACCTACTTGAGCTAATGAGCTCTTCTGATATCATCGTCTCCAACGTCACCTTCCAGGATTCTCCCTTCTGGAACATTCATCCTGTTTATTGCAG TAATGTTGTGATCAGAAATGTGACTGTACTAGCTCCACATGACTCCCCCAACACGGATGGAATTGATCCAG ATTCCAGCAGCAACGTTTGCATTGAGGATTGCTACATTTCCACGGGCGACGATTCAATTGCCATCAAGAGCGGCTGGGATGAGTATGGAATCTCCTATGGCCACCCGAGCTCCGACATCACTGTTCGGCGGATCACAGGCTCCTCCCCTTTTGCTGGCTTTGCGGTCGGAAGCGAGACCTCCGGCGGTGTGCAGAATGTCCTTGCAGAGCACCTGAACTTCTTCGGCTCAGGGTACGGGATCCACATCAAGACCAACACCGGCAGGGGAGGCTTCATCAGGAATGTCACCATCTCCGACGTGACCCTGGACAACGTCCGGTACGGCCTGCGGATCGCAGGTGATGTTGGGGACCACCCTGATGACCGTTACAACAGGAGTGCTCTCCCGGTTGTCGATGCCCTGACGATAAAGAATATCCAGGGGCAGAACATCAAGGAGGCTGGGCTGATCAAGGGCATCGCCAACTCAGCCTTCTCCCGGATCTGTCTGTCTAACGTCAAGCTCAGTGGTGGCACGCCTGTCCGGCCATGGAAATGTGAGGCTGTCACAGGTGGCGCGCTCGATGTGCAACCGTCCCCGTGCACGGAACTGACTTCCACGTCCGGGACGAGCTTCTGTACAAATTTGCTCTGA
- the LOC120672673 gene encoding polypyrimidine tract-binding protein homolog 1-like, whose product MASGGQPQFRYTQPPSKVLHLRNLPWDCTPEELVELGTPFGKVVNTKCGVGANRNQAFIEFADQNQAIAMISYYASSAEPAQVRGKNVYLQYSNRQEIVNTKTTGEGSGNVLLVGMEGVAPDSVSIDVLHLVFSAFGFVHKIATFEKASGYQALIQFSDAETATSAKAALDGRCIPSYLLPELDGACTLRISYSAHSVLNVKYQSHRSRDFTNPYLPFLDSAKDGSGADGKKQEPESNILLASIENMQYVVTIDVLHEVFSAFGFVQKIAIFEKNGFQALIQYPDIQTAVAAKEALEGHSIYEGGYCKLHLAFSRHTELNVKINNERGRDYTKGNITPSSNQPSILGPQPLPNVGATIPQPNNSVPSAATSAVMPPGVPSPAMPGEPSVALPSHPSSEPHLQTPVAPLGGPPQYPSQAILPQQFPGYGSAQAPMLQGQGSQQMSNHVNYQLPPGSAQFMQYLGNGSHLVPNTHGPQAVPFPGLVGQQLPPGPQMMQAPGYGGLPFSQGPRQPMAQFPMYSNQQFPPGMEPQMMPFSEQGGRQLPFPPQGPYSR is encoded by the exons ATGGCTTCCGGTGGGCAGCCGCAGTTCCGGTACACGCAGCCGCCATCGAAGGTGCTCCACCTGCGGAACCTGCCGTGGGACTGCACCCCGGAGGAGTTGGTTGAGCTGGGGACCCCCTTCGGCAAGGTCGTCAACACCAAATGCGGCGTCGGAGCCAACCGCAACCAGGCATTCATCGAATTC GCTGACCAAAATCAAGCGATCGCCATGATATCATATTATGCATCGTCAGCAGAGCCAGCACAGGTAAGAGGGAAAAATGTGTATCTTCAGTACTCCAATAGACAGGAGATTGTCAACACCAAGACTACTGGGGAAGGTTCAGGCAACGTTTTGCTTGTGGGGATGGAGGGTGTTGCGCCCGATTCTGTCAGCATCGATGTTCTACACTTG GTATTTTCTGCTTTTGGATTTGTTCACAAGATTGCTACCTTTGAGAAGGCATCTGGTTATCAG GCATTAATTCAGTTTTCTGATGCTGAAACCGCAACATCCGCAAAAGCTGCACTGGATGGTAGATGCATTCCTAG CTATTTGCTACCAGAACTGGATGGGGCCTGCACTTTGAGAATAAGCTATTCAGCACACAGTGTTCTCAATGTCAAGTATCAGAGCCACAGGAGTAG GGACTTTACTAACCCTTACCTTCCTTTCCTGGATTCTGCTAAAGATGGCTCTGGAGCG GATGGGAAAAAGCAGGAACCAGAGAGCAATATACTTCTTGCATCCATTGAGAACATGCAGTATGTTGTTACAATAGACGTGCTTCATGAG GTCTTTTCTGCTTTTGGATTTGTACAAAAGatagcaatttttgaaaagaatgGCTTTCAAGCATTGATCCAGTATCCAG ACATTCAAACTGCAGTTGCAGCAAAAGAAGCATTAGAAGGGCACAGCATCTATGAAGGTGGATATTGCAAGCTTCACCTTGCATTTTCACGACATACTGAGCTTAATGTTAAG ATTAACAATGAGCGAGGTAGAGATTATACAAAGGGAAACATCACTCCAAGCAGTAATCAACCTTCCATTCTTGGTCCTCAGCCACTACCAAATGTTGGTGCCACCATTCCACAGCCAAACAATAGTGTTCCTTCTGCAGCCACCAGTGCAGTAATGCCACCAGGGGTGCCCAGTCCAGCAATGCCTGGAGAACCATCAGTTGCTCTACCTTCCCACCCTTCGAGTGAGCCACACTTGCAAACTCCTGTTGCTCCCCTGGGTGGACCTCCACAGTACCCTAGCCAGGCTATCCTCCCTCAGCAGTTCCCAGGTTATGGCTCAGCTCAAGCTCCAATGTTGCAGGGTCAGGGAAGTCAACAGATGTCCAACCATGTGAATTATCAACTACCTCCAGGTTCAGCCCAGTTCATGCAGTATCTTGGCAATGGAAGCCATCTGGTTCCAAACACACATGGTCCACAAGCAGTGCCGTTCCCTGGCCTCGTTGGGCAGCAGCTACCTCCAGGTCCCCAGATGATGCAAGCTCCGGGTTATGGAGGTCTGCCGTTTTCACAAGGTCCACGGCAACCGATGGCGCAGTTTCCAATGTACAGCAACCAGCAGTTCCCTCCGGGTATGGAGCCCCAGATGATGCCCTTCTCTGAGCAGGGAGGTCGACAGCTTCCATTCCCTCCGCAGGGTCCCTATAGTCGTTAG